A window of Halalkalibacillus sediminis contains these coding sequences:
- a CDS encoding TraR/DksA family transcriptional regulator has protein sequence MNQQDLNIVKKQLLEEREHLQEQIHSYTEGGSSLEDSVGELTASDQHYGDLGTEQFEREKDLTLFNKQQKELEEVNHALEKIEKGEYGYDEETGEEIPTERLKAMPTARYKIKE, from the coding sequence TTGAATCAACAAGATTTGAATATTGTTAAGAAACAATTGCTTGAAGAGCGAGAGCATTTACAGGAACAGATCCACAGCTATACTGAGGGAGGTTCTTCTCTAGAAGATTCTGTAGGAGAGCTTACTGCTTCCGATCAACATTACGGTGATTTGGGAACCGAACAATTTGAACGCGAAAAGGATTTGACTCTATTCAATAAACAGCAAAAAGAATTAGAGGAAGTAAACCATGCTTTAGAAAAAATAGAAAAAGGTGAATACGGCTACGACGAAGAAACAGGTGAAGAAATTCCTACAGAGAGACTAAAAGCCATGCCTACTGCAAGATATAAAATAAAAGAGTAA
- the ribD gene encoding bifunctional diaminohydroxyphosphoribosylaminopyrimidine deaminase/5-amino-6-(5-phosphoribosylamino)uracil reductase RibD, translated as MKDPEFYMLHALELARLTIGQTRPNPSVGAVVVKDGLVVGTGTHMRPGHPHAEVYALGQAGELAQGATIYVTLEPCSHYGKTPPCAKAIIDAGISKVYVAMLDPNPKVAGQGVEWLRKEGIDVEVGLLEKEAEEINPSFFYFMKYKRPFITLKTAVSFDGKMTANSGDSKWITSEESRLDVHYHRHRHEAILVGIETVKKDNPLLTTRLPHGGLNPIRIVLDTNLSISLDVRLLQSNDARTIVVCGSDSDSEKIEAIEQLDHAEVWQLDSSSISIQQFVELLTDKKIMSLYVEGGSSIHSAFIQEQLFNEIHLYMAPKLIGGAKSKSFFNQLGFDEVKDAIQLDFDSVDKIGDDLKIVAKPHSKEDE; from the coding sequence TTGAAAGACCCAGAATTTTATATGCTTCATGCCTTAGAATTAGCGAGACTGACCATTGGACAGACACGGCCTAACCCTTCTGTGGGAGCTGTCGTCGTTAAAGACGGTCTTGTTGTCGGAACAGGTACACATATGCGTCCTGGCCATCCCCATGCAGAAGTTTATGCACTTGGTCAGGCTGGAGAACTCGCTCAAGGGGCGACTATTTATGTGACGCTCGAACCTTGTTCTCATTACGGGAAGACACCACCTTGTGCCAAAGCGATTATTGACGCTGGTATTTCCAAGGTGTATGTTGCGATGCTTGACCCTAACCCAAAGGTTGCTGGTCAAGGGGTCGAATGGTTACGTAAAGAAGGCATAGATGTTGAAGTAGGACTATTGGAAAAAGAAGCGGAGGAGATCAATCCGTCGTTCTTTTATTTTATGAAATATAAACGTCCATTCATCACACTGAAAACGGCCGTTTCTTTTGATGGAAAAATGACCGCGAACAGTGGCGATAGTAAATGGATTACTAGTGAAGAATCCAGGTTAGATGTGCATTATCATCGTCATCGACACGAGGCGATCTTAGTTGGTATAGAAACAGTGAAAAAAGATAACCCACTTTTAACTACCCGTTTGCCCCACGGAGGATTGAACCCCATACGTATCGTCCTAGATACGAATTTATCTATTTCCTTAGATGTTAGGCTATTACAATCAAATGATGCACGGACGATTGTTGTTTGTGGATCTGATTCAGATTCTGAAAAAATAGAAGCTATCGAACAATTGGATCATGCTGAAGTATGGCAATTGGATAGCTCATCAATTAGTATCCAACAGTTCGTTGAATTACTGACAGATAAGAAAATCATGAGCTTGTATGTTGAAGGTGGATCGAGCATTCATTCTGCATTCATACAAGAACAGTTATTCAATGAGATTCATTTATATATGGCACCAAAACTTATTGGTGGTGCGAAAAGTAAATCCTTTTTCAATCAATTAGGGTTTGACGAAGTGAAAGACGCCATCCAATTGGACTTTGATTCAGTTGATAAGATCGGAGACGATTTGAAAATCGTTGCCAAACCTCATTCGAAGGAGGATGAATGA
- a CDS encoding MalY/PatB family protein, giving the protein MKYDFNQTINRENTRAVKYDFREKLFGSNEILPMWVADMDFASTPFLQEAIIERARHNVYGYTTYDKELLETVQSWLKERHQFDVSTDLISLSPGVIPSLHALVQSFTEEGDQIVIQPPVYPPFFSVVKEHNREIVENPLIEKDHHYEINFTQLEEQFKNGAKAFILCSPHNPVGRVWTQDEVQRMVDLCEKYDVYLFSDEIHADIIFSEGRHYPSETLSNNSESNKRIFTLMAPSKTFNIAGLQGSYVISPNQKSKEIFDKQLGRQGFVVLNTFAYTAMEAVYKHGEDWLEQLNEQLQENRDLVHRKLQESKTSVKAFDSEGTYLIWLDFRDTGLSHDEISRKLKEDAKVGLNDGKSFGDQGECFMRLNIASPSSVVEEAIDRIIQAFKK; this is encoded by the coding sequence ATGAAATATGATTTCAATCAAACAATCAACAGAGAAAATACTAGAGCGGTAAAATACGATTTTCGTGAAAAACTATTTGGTTCCAACGAAATATTGCCGATGTGGGTTGCAGACATGGACTTCGCATCGACTCCTTTTCTTCAAGAAGCTATTATAGAGCGTGCCCGACATAATGTTTATGGTTACACTACTTATGATAAAGAACTATTAGAAACAGTTCAGAGTTGGTTGAAAGAACGACACCAGTTCGATGTGAGTACTGACTTGATCAGTCTGAGTCCAGGTGTTATCCCGTCATTACATGCATTAGTCCAGTCTTTCACCGAAGAAGGGGATCAAATTGTCATTCAACCACCCGTTTATCCTCCATTCTTTTCAGTAGTTAAAGAGCATAATAGGGAAATTGTAGAAAATCCTCTTATTGAAAAAGATCATCACTATGAAATTAATTTCACTCAGCTAGAAGAACAATTTAAAAATGGGGCTAAAGCTTTCATTCTATGTAGCCCTCATAACCCAGTTGGCCGAGTTTGGACTCAGGATGAAGTGCAAAGAATGGTCGACCTTTGTGAAAAATATGACGTGTATTTATTTTCTGATGAGATCCATGCCGATATTATTTTCTCGGAAGGAAGGCACTATCCATCAGAAACTTTATCTAATAATAGTGAATCAAACAAACGGATATTCACTTTGATGGCTCCTTCTAAAACATTCAATATTGCTGGATTACAAGGATCTTATGTGATATCTCCAAATCAAAAATCAAAAGAAATTTTTGATAAACAGCTTGGAAGACAAGGTTTCGTTGTGCTCAACACTTTTGCTTATACAGCAATGGAGGCTGTATATAAACACGGAGAAGACTGGTTGGAACAACTTAATGAGCAGCTACAAGAAAACCGTGACCTCGTGCATCGAAAGCTCCAGGAGAGTAAGACTTCGGTCAAAGCTTTTGATTCGGAAGGTACCTATCTCATCTGGCTCGACTTCCGAGATACAGGTCTGAGTCACGATGAAATCTCCCGTAAGTTGAAAGAAGATGCTAAAGTCGGTTTGAACGACGGCAAGAGTTTCGGAGACCAAGGTGAGTGTTTCATGCGCCTTAACATTGCTTCACCTTCTAGTGTTGTAGAGGAAGCTATTGACCGAATCATCCAAGCGTTTAAAAAGTAA
- a CDS encoding NADP-dependent oxidoreductase: protein MNKNKQILLAKRPEGTPDKNTFKFVETDIRTPEKGEILIRTIYVSVDPYMRGRMVDAPSYIPPYQIDDVLGGGAIGEVVESKSDRFEHGDIVLGSFGWQSYYTAKEDEVRKIDKDIAPISTHLGILGLTGLTAYFGLLDIGEPKEGETVVISGAAGAVGSVVGQIAKIKGARVVGIAGTDEKNKYLKEELNFDEAINYKTSSNLQQDIAKACPNGVDVYFDNVGGEISDAVHVNINKYARITVCGAISSYNLEGKDVGPRIQTTLIKKSAKMQGFTLGDYTDRFGEGSEALAKWLNEGKLKYEETIKEGFDHIPDAFLDLFEGNNIGKLLVKVDK, encoded by the coding sequence ATGAACAAAAACAAACAGATACTCTTAGCAAAGAGACCAGAAGGAACCCCCGATAAAAACACTTTTAAGTTTGTGGAAACAGATATAAGAACGCCAGAAAAGGGAGAAATACTAATTCGCACAATCTATGTCTCTGTTGATCCATACATGCGTGGCAGAATGGTGGATGCTCCTTCATATATCCCCCCATATCAAATAGATGATGTACTTGGCGGGGGAGCAATCGGTGAAGTAGTGGAATCTAAATCAGATCGGTTTGAGCATGGCGATATTGTCTTGGGGAGTTTTGGGTGGCAAAGTTATTATACGGCGAAGGAAGATGAAGTAAGAAAAATAGATAAAGATATCGCACCGATTTCTACTCATTTAGGAATTTTGGGGTTGACTGGGTTAACTGCATATTTTGGGCTCCTTGACATTGGCGAACCAAAAGAAGGGGAAACAGTAGTTATCTCTGGTGCAGCGGGCGCTGTCGGTTCCGTTGTTGGCCAAATTGCTAAAATAAAAGGGGCAAGGGTTGTTGGAATCGCAGGTACCGATGAAAAAAACAAATATCTGAAAGAAGAGTTGAATTTTGATGAAGCGATTAACTATAAGACTAGTTCTAACCTCCAGCAGGACATCGCAAAAGCGTGTCCTAATGGTGTAGATGTATACTTTGATAATGTTGGCGGAGAAATTTCCGATGCAGTTCATGTAAATATTAATAAATATGCACGTATCACTGTGTGTGGTGCAATATCTAGTTATAACCTTGAAGGTAAGGATGTTGGCCCTCGTATTCAGACGACACTAATTAAGAAAAGTGCTAAAATGCAAGGCTTTACCTTAGGAGATTATACTGACCGATTTGGTGAAGGGTCTGAGGCACTTGCTAAATGGCTTAACGAAGGGAAACTGAAATATGAAGAAACAATTAAAGAAGGATTTGATCATATTCCAGACGCATTCCTTGATTTATTTGAAGGTAACAATATAGGAAAACTTTTAGTTAAAGTGGATAAGTAA
- the yugI gene encoding S1 domain-containing post-transcriptional regulator GSP13, with translation MSKVIEEGQVIEGQVKGIKPYGAFVEIDENVQGLVHISEITHGYVKDINEHISVGDDVKVKVLNVEENQGKYSLSIRATEDKPKTAPQKKAPVQSSNDESAGFNVLKDKLEDWINQSKERENTYRN, from the coding sequence ATGTCTAAAGTTATTGAAGAAGGCCAAGTAATCGAAGGTCAAGTAAAAGGAATCAAACCTTATGGTGCTTTCGTTGAAATTGATGAAAATGTTCAAGGACTTGTTCATATTTCAGAAATTACTCATGGTTATGTAAAAGACATCAATGAACACATTAGTGTTGGTGATGATGTTAAAGTCAAGGTTTTGAATGTAGAAGAGAACCAAGGTAAGTACTCTCTATCAATCCGTGCAACGGAAGATAAACCTAAGACAGCACCACAGAAAAAAGCACCTGTTCAATCATCTAATGATGAAAGTGCAGGCTTCAACGTATTGAAAGACAAACTTGAAGATTGGATCAACCAATCTAAAGAACGTGAAAATACGTATCGCAACTAA
- a CDS encoding hotdog fold thioesterase — MNLDQTLFNTLNIDTKVATKDQVVLTMPVDSTVHQPMGYLHGGASVALAESAASLGAFLNIDPEKYSVFGIEINANHVKSKRDGMVQASAIPKHTGKRTMVWEINITDEEDELICISRCTIGVVEKN, encoded by the coding sequence ATGAACTTAGATCAGACGTTGTTCAATACACTTAATATTGATACAAAAGTAGCGACAAAAGATCAAGTCGTCTTGACGATGCCAGTCGATTCCACCGTTCATCAGCCTATGGGATACCTTCATGGCGGAGCATCTGTGGCGCTTGCTGAATCAGCTGCAAGCTTGGGAGCGTTTCTTAATATCGATCCTGAGAAGTACAGTGTTTTCGGTATTGAAATCAATGCGAATCATGTCAAAAGCAAACGCGATGGAATGGTTCAAGCAAGTGCGATTCCTAAACATACTGGTAAACGAACAATGGTTTGGGAAATCAACATCACGGATGAAGAAGATGAACTGATATGTATCTCCAGGTGTACGATTGGTGTAGTTGAGAAAAACTAA
- a CDS encoding superoxide dismutase family protein has translation MRMIGMIMVVLLMTACQADAATVYEVDIKNRDSDVIGKAKFQEDAGGVTVEVNVAGLTPGFHGIHLHEFPKCEPPTFESAGSHWTNDDSKHGLMHPDGHHIGDMPNIEVGGDGTATFEYLIADATLKDGKGSIFSDGGKALIIHEKIDDGVSQPSGDAGERMACGVIQKDSKSTTEDASNPGDQVEDAEEEK, from the coding sequence ATGAGAATGATAGGTATGATAATGGTAGTACTTCTAATGACGGCATGCCAAGCTGATGCAGCTACTGTTTATGAAGTCGATATCAAAAATCGAGATTCTGACGTAATCGGCAAAGCCAAATTTCAAGAAGATGCTGGTGGCGTAACAGTTGAGGTTAACGTAGCTGGATTGACTCCAGGCTTTCATGGAATTCACTTACACGAATTTCCGAAATGTGAACCGCCAACTTTTGAGTCGGCAGGAAGCCATTGGACCAATGATGATTCGAAGCATGGATTGATGCATCCGGATGGTCATCATATAGGTGATATGCCCAATATAGAAGTAGGTGGAGATGGAACAGCAACTTTTGAATATTTAATTGCTGATGCGACGCTTAAAGATGGTAAAGGTTCGATTTTTTCTGATGGTGGAAAGGCCTTGATTATACATGAAAAAATTGACGATGGGGTAAGTCAACCATCTGGAGATGCTGGTGAGCGAATGGCTTGTGGAGTCATTCAGAAAGATTCTAAAAGTACGACTGAGGACGCGAGTAACCCTGGTGATCAAGTAGAAGATGCAGAGGAAGAAAAATAA
- a CDS encoding potassium channel family protein: protein MWYQVWRTYFQIPILLRLFLTVIFFMIAFGSLMHFIEPDTFITIFDGIWWAMITGSTVGYGDLVPATTLGRVITMVLILGGGGLLTFYMVSISRGAIKWEQDYQKGEISYYKDNHLIIVGWNERSKRLIEMIQEKMSDTSIVLVDESLRSDPVNSKYVHFIKGDPSRDETWQKANISQAKKIMITADQSYSEKEADIHTILLTITARGLHKTIPIFVEILTKDQQVNAERAGATEIICTNISTSTLFFHELTGHRHGDAFKYIMSFLAEQEFSIKQAHENWLGSDFLVITDHLKKEEELLLGVIRDNEMLMNPLSTDKVQKKDHLIIARKISHD from the coding sequence ATGTGGTATCAAGTTTGGCGTACATATTTTCAAATCCCCATTCTATTAAGGTTATTTTTGACAGTTATTTTTTTTATGATTGCTTTTGGATCGTTGATGCATTTCATCGAACCTGATACATTCATTACAATATTCGATGGTATTTGGTGGGCAATGATTACAGGTTCAACGGTTGGATATGGAGATTTGGTCCCTGCTACTACGTTAGGGCGGGTCATTACTATGGTATTAATTTTAGGTGGGGGCGGATTGCTTACCTTTTATATGGTGTCTATATCCCGAGGTGCCATTAAATGGGAACAAGATTATCAAAAAGGGGAAATATCTTATTACAAAGATAATCACCTTATAATTGTTGGTTGGAACGAGCGCTCAAAAAGATTAATCGAAATGATTCAAGAAAAGATGAGCGACACTTCTATCGTCCTAGTAGACGAGTCACTGAGGTCGGATCCTGTCAATTCAAAATATGTTCATTTTATTAAAGGGGACCCTTCCAGAGATGAAACATGGCAAAAGGCAAACATATCTCAAGCCAAAAAGATTATGATTACAGCTGATCAATCTTATTCTGAAAAAGAAGCTGATATTCACACCATTCTTTTGACCATCACGGCACGGGGCCTGCACAAGACTATCCCAATTTTTGTTGAGATATTGACGAAAGACCAGCAAGTGAATGCAGAACGAGCGGGAGCTACAGAAATCATCTGTACAAATATCTCAACAAGTACCCTCTTCTTTCACGAATTGACAGGTCACCGTCATGGAGATGCATTTAAATATATTATGTCGTTTTTAGCTGAACAGGAATTTTCGATCAAGCAGGCTCATGAAAATTGGCTCGGGTCCGATTTCTTGGTAATAACTGATCATCTTAAAAAGGAAGAAGAATTACTTTTAGGGGTTATTCGAGACAATGAAATGCTGATGAACCCGTTATCAACAGACAAGGTTCAAAAAAAAGATCATTTAATCATTGCCCGAAAAATCTCCCATGACTAA
- the ribE gene encoding riboflavin synthase: MFTGIVEEVGRVQQMKQGSESLQLTIGTKKITNDVQLGDSISVNGVCLTVTNFTPDSFDTDIMPETFHQTALRGLTVGSGVNLERAMPADGRFGGHFVSGHVDGLGEIVSRETKDNAEYFHIKVSPELSQYMMMKGSVSIDGTSLTIFGLKNDTLTISLIPHTQDATILTSKKEGDQVNIECDMLLKYVHQLLQPSEENNTSGVSMEALKNAGFLNN, translated from the coding sequence ATGTTTACAGGAATTGTGGAAGAAGTCGGGCGTGTGCAGCAGATGAAACAAGGTTCTGAATCTCTGCAACTCACGATTGGGACGAAAAAAATAACCAATGATGTTCAGCTCGGAGACAGTATCTCCGTGAATGGGGTTTGTTTAACTGTCACGAACTTCACACCAGATTCTTTTGATACAGATATTATGCCGGAAACTTTCCACCAAACTGCCCTGAGAGGTCTGACGGTTGGCTCAGGAGTCAATCTTGAGCGAGCAATGCCTGCTGACGGACGGTTTGGCGGACATTTTGTTTCAGGTCATGTGGACGGTCTCGGTGAGATTGTGAGTCGTGAAACCAAAGATAACGCGGAATATTTTCATATCAAAGTTTCACCTGAATTAAGTCAATATATGATGATGAAAGGTTCTGTCAGCATTGATGGAACATCTTTAACAATCTTCGGATTGAAAAATGATACATTGACGATTTCACTTATCCCTCATACTCAGGATGCTACGATTCTCACGAGTAAAAAAGAAGGGGACCAGGTTAATATCGAGTGCGACATGTTATTGAAATATGTTCATCAGCTATTGCAACCAAGTGAAGAGAATAATACAAGCGGTGTATCAATGGAAGCGTTGAAGAACGCAGGTTTTTTGAATAATTAG
- the ribE gene encoding 6,7-dimethyl-8-ribityllumazine synthase — MNKFEGNLIGTDLKVGIVAGRFNGFITEKLLEGAIDGLKRHGVDEKNIDLAWVPGAYEIPLATRKLINKGDYDAVITLGAVIRGATPHFDYVCGEAAKGVSSVGMETDTPVIFGVLTTDTIEQAIERAGTKAGNKGYESAVGAIEMANLMKELS, encoded by the coding sequence ATGAACAAGTTTGAAGGTAATTTGATAGGTACAGATCTTAAGGTAGGAATAGTAGCGGGCCGATTCAACGGCTTCATCACTGAGAAATTATTAGAAGGGGCTATTGATGGATTGAAGCGTCATGGCGTCGACGAAAAGAATATAGACCTCGCATGGGTCCCGGGTGCATACGAAATTCCATTAGCTACTAGAAAGCTGATTAACAAAGGTGATTATGATGCAGTCATTACATTGGGTGCAGTCATTCGAGGGGCGACTCCACACTTTGACTATGTATGTGGTGAAGCGGCAAAAGGCGTTTCCTCAGTAGGCATGGAAACGGACACACCAGTAATCTTTGGTGTACTGACAACTGACACAATCGAGCAGGCTATAGAACGTGCCGGCACAAAAGCTGGAAACAAAGGCTACGAATCAGCAGTCGGTGCAATTGAAATGGCTAACTTGATGAAAGAATTGTCATAA
- a CDS encoding bifunctional 3,4-dihydroxy-2-butanone-4-phosphate synthase/GTP cyclohydrolase II, with the protein MFDDIKGAIEDLQQGKVVIVVDDENRENEGDFIALAEKTTPEVVNFMVTEGRGLLCTPITKDKADQLQLNLMSDVNTDSHGTAFTVSIDHVETTTGISADERSMSIQRLADDDVVPTEFKRPGHIFPLIAKDGGVLRRAGHTEAAVDLARMAGGKPAGAICEIMNEDGTMARVPELRELADKHGLKLITIEDLIKYRRRHEKLVERAVEVNMPTSFGDFKAIAYTNQIDGREHVALVKGDISPEDPTLVRVHSECLTGDVFGSQRCDCGPQLDAALQQIEEEGKGILLYMRQEGRGIGLLNKLKAYKLQEEGYDTVEANHKLGYPADLRDYGIGAQILEDLGVRKMRLLTNNPRKIKGLHGYDLDIVERVPLKMNPNKDNEKYLKTKRDKLGHLF; encoded by the coding sequence ATGTTTGATGATATAAAAGGTGCAATCGAAGATTTACAACAAGGGAAAGTAGTTATCGTAGTCGATGACGAAAATCGTGAAAACGAAGGTGATTTCATCGCTTTGGCTGAGAAAACCACTCCTGAAGTAGTCAATTTCATGGTCACAGAGGGGCGCGGGTTGTTATGTACGCCAATCACCAAAGATAAAGCTGATCAACTACAGTTGAATTTAATGTCAGATGTCAATACTGATAGCCACGGAACAGCTTTTACGGTCAGCATTGATCACGTTGAGACTACGACAGGAATCAGTGCAGACGAACGTTCGATGTCGATTCAGCGCTTAGCAGATGACGATGTTGTGCCGACTGAATTCAAGCGTCCAGGTCATATTTTTCCGTTGATCGCGAAAGATGGTGGTGTCCTTCGCAGAGCGGGCCATACGGAAGCAGCAGTGGACCTTGCTAGAATGGCAGGAGGTAAGCCTGCAGGAGCGATCTGTGAAATCATGAATGAAGATGGTACGATGGCTCGTGTCCCGGAATTACGTGAATTAGCAGATAAACACGGATTGAAACTTATTACGATTGAAGATTTGATTAAGTATCGTCGTCGTCATGAAAAATTGGTTGAAAGAGCCGTAGAAGTGAACATGCCGACTTCTTTTGGAGATTTCAAAGCAATTGCTTATACAAACCAAATTGATGGCCGGGAGCACGTAGCATTAGTAAAGGGTGATATTTCACCCGAAGATCCGACACTTGTTCGTGTTCACAGCGAGTGTCTGACAGGGGATGTATTCGGCTCACAACGATGCGATTGTGGCCCACAGTTAGACGCAGCCTTGCAACAAATCGAAGAAGAAGGCAAAGGTATTTTGCTATATATGCGTCAAGAAGGTCGTGGTATCGGATTGCTTAATAAATTGAAAGCCTATAAACTTCAAGAAGAAGGGTACGACACGGTCGAAGCCAATCATAAATTGGGTTACCCTGCAGACTTGAGGGATTATGGAATCGGAGCTCAAATTTTAGAAGATTTAGGGGTCCGTAAGATGAGACTGCTAACGAACAATCCTCGTAAGATCAAAGGTTTACACGGATATGACTTGGATATTGTCGAGCGTGTTCCGCTGAAAATGAACCCGAATAAAGATAACGAAAAATATTTGAAGACGAAAAGAGATAAATTAGGACACTTATTTTAG
- a CDS encoding YugN family protein, translating into MYTIQSGINNQLYEYKQVSDLLSKLGFSIGSSYEFDHGYFDYEMYKDDEQYVFIRIPVTSEIGNLDELDAQVRLKDPFVLSHRFESGVDQEGMSGNITGSFNQFASPEEKDAELDPKFIEEAEKVVQKVEQLLI; encoded by the coding sequence ATGTATACGATTCAGTCTGGTATTAATAATCAACTGTACGAATATAAACAGGTCAGTGATTTATTGAGCAAATTAGGTTTTTCGATCGGAAGCAGTTATGAATTCGACCATGGTTATTTTGACTATGAAATGTACAAAGATGATGAGCAGTATGTTTTTATCCGAATTCCAGTTACATCTGAAATTGGAAATTTGGACGAACTAGACGCACAGGTCCGCTTAAAAGATCCCTTTGTTCTCAGTCACCGTTTTGAATCAGGAGTCGATCAGGAAGGTATGTCCGGAAATATCACAGGAAGCTTTAATCAGTTCGCTTCGCCTGAAGAAAAAGATGCGGAACTAGATCCGAAATTTATAGAAGAAGCGGAAAAGGTCGTTCAAAAAGTTGAGCAGTTATTGATTTAG
- a CDS encoding iron-containing alcohol dehydrogenase: protein MENFTFYNPTKLVFGRGQLESLPKLIPDGVKNVLIVFGGGSIKRNGIHSNVTKKLQNNGYETFDFGGVEPNPRLATVNKGAQFCKDNNIDFLLAVGGGSVIDATKTIASAAKYDGDAWDLVTKKAQPEDALPLGTVLTLAATGSEMNAGAVITNWETNEKYGWGSPFSYPQFSILDPVHTYSVPKDQTVYGIVDMMSHIFEQYFHPETNAPAQDRMCEGVLKAIIGTAPKLLNNLESYEHRETIMYSGTIALNGMLQMGYRGDWATHNIEHAVSAVYDIPHAGGLAILFPNWMRHNVDVQTDRFKQLAVRVFGVDPEGKNDREVALEGIDRLQQFWTSLGAPTKLADYDIDGSQIDFMVDRAMKNGSFGNFKPLEHEDVKTILEMSL from the coding sequence ATGGAAAATTTCACTTTTTATAATCCAACTAAATTAGTATTTGGAAGAGGACAATTAGAGAGCCTACCAAAGCTTATTCCAGATGGTGTCAAGAATGTGCTCATCGTTTTCGGTGGGGGAAGTATCAAAAGAAATGGTATTCATAGCAACGTCACGAAAAAACTACAGAATAATGGATATGAAACTTTTGACTTTGGAGGAGTAGAACCTAATCCTCGTCTAGCTACAGTTAATAAAGGTGCACAATTCTGTAAAGATAATAATATCGACTTTCTTTTAGCTGTTGGTGGAGGAAGTGTTATTGATGCTACTAAGACCATCGCATCTGCTGCGAAGTATGATGGGGATGCATGGGATCTGGTTACAAAGAAAGCTCAACCAGAAGACGCTTTACCATTAGGGACAGTATTAACACTAGCTGCAACTGGTTCAGAAATGAATGCTGGGGCAGTAATTACTAATTGGGAAACAAATGAAAAATATGGCTGGGGCTCACCGTTTTCATATCCTCAGTTTTCAATCTTAGATCCGGTGCATACGTATTCAGTACCAAAAGATCAAACGGTATACGGAATTGTTGATATGATGAGTCATATTTTCGAACAATATTTCCACCCAGAAACAAATGCTCCCGCTCAAGATCGCATGTGTGAAGGAGTTTTGAAAGCAATTATTGGGACTGCACCGAAATTGTTGAACAATCTTGAGTCTTATGAACACCGAGAAACGATCATGTACTCAGGAACAATTGCTTTGAATGGTATGCTTCAAATGGGTTATCGAGGTGACTGGGCAACACATAATATTGAGCACGCAGTATCAGCAGTCTACGATATTCCACATGCCGGTGGCTTAGCTATTCTATTCCCTAACTGGATGCGCCATAATGTGGATGTTCAAACTGATCGCTTCAAACAATTAGCTGTTAGAGTGTTCGGTGTTGATCCAGAAGGCAAGAATGACCGTGAAGTTGCGTTAGAAGGGATAGACCGATTGCAACAATTCTGGACCTCCCTTGGAGCTCCGACGAAGCTGGCTGACTACGATATCGACGGATCTCAAATCGATTTCATGGTCGACCGCGCAATGAAAAATGGTTCATTTGGTAACTTCAAACCACTTGAGCATGAAGACGTAAAAACAATTCTAGAAATGTCACTATAA